The following proteins are co-located in the Desulfobulbaceae bacterium genome:
- the thrS gene encoding threonine--tRNA ligase codes for MSEFSITNGVETAQVPQGATAADAIKALYSNKVRKKTVAVKHDGLLIDLAQELTAGGLVEPVTLDSAEGVDVLRHSAAHIMAQAVIDIFGTDVQVTIGPAVQDGFYYDFDKNEPFSTDDFEKIEHRMQEIVDSRTPFTRREMSKEDAAAFFKNQGQRYKVEILDGIEGDTVSLYEQGGFTDLCRGPHLPDTSWLKAFKIIKVAGAYWRGDEKNAMLHRLYGTAFGDAKELRSYLHNLEEAKKRDHRKLGKELELFAISDQVGPGLILWQPKGAQLRRLLEDYWKDEHYKNDYELLFTPQIAKRDLWQTSGHLDFYVDDMFSPMDVDDVSYQIKPMNCPFHIAIYKTKKRSYRDFPIRWCELGTVYRYERTGALHGLMRVRGFTQDDAHIFCLPEQLESEIFNILDLNLHILRTFGFDNFEIYLSTRPEKYVGSDDHWQRSTEALKLALEKKGLAYEIDPGEGVFYGPKIDIKIKDVLGRAWQCSTIQVDFNLPERFEISYTGEDGKDHQPIMVHRALMGSLERFFGVLIEHYAGAFPLWLAPVQARVMNISDAQIDYSNEVYTQLKRAGVRVEKDIRNEQLNYKIRQAQLVKTPFMVIIGDKEVENRTVTVRLRDGSNLSPMSVQEFIDYVTEESKVPVVA; via the coding sequence ATGTCAGAATTTAGCATTACAAATGGCGTAGAGACAGCGCAGGTGCCTCAAGGTGCTACTGCTGCAGATGCCATAAAAGCGCTTTATTCCAATAAGGTCAGAAAAAAAACAGTGGCAGTCAAACATGACGGCCTTCTGATAGATCTTGCCCAGGAACTTACTGCTGGAGGACTGGTTGAGCCAGTGACTCTTGACAGTGCTGAAGGGGTTGACGTTCTTCGTCATAGTGCTGCACACATCATGGCCCAGGCAGTTATTGATATTTTCGGCACAGATGTTCAAGTCACTATCGGGCCGGCAGTTCAAGATGGTTTTTATTACGATTTTGACAAGAATGAGCCTTTTTCAACTGATGACTTTGAAAAAATTGAGCATCGGATGCAGGAGATTGTTGACTCGCGAACTCCCTTTACCCGGCGAGAGATGTCAAAAGAGGACGCGGCAGCTTTTTTTAAGAATCAGGGGCAAAGGTATAAAGTAGAAATACTCGATGGTATTGAAGGTGATACTGTAAGCCTCTATGAGCAAGGCGGTTTCACCGACTTATGTCGTGGTCCACATTTGCCAGACACAAGCTGGTTAAAGGCATTTAAGATAATCAAGGTTGCCGGTGCTTACTGGCGTGGTGACGAAAAAAATGCCATGCTTCACAGATTGTACGGTACGGCCTTTGGTGATGCCAAAGAGTTGCGGTCGTATCTGCACAATCTTGAAGAAGCCAAAAAACGTGATCACCGCAAACTTGGTAAAGAGCTTGAGCTTTTTGCAATAAGTGACCAGGTAGGCCCCGGACTTATTTTGTGGCAGCCCAAAGGCGCCCAACTCCGAAGACTTCTTGAGGATTACTGGAAGGACGAGCATTATAAGAACGACTATGAGTTGCTCTTTACTCCGCAAATTGCCAAACGTGATCTGTGGCAAACTTCCGGTCACCTTGATTTTTATGTAGATGATATGTTCTCGCCTATGGATGTTGACGACGTCAGCTACCAGATTAAGCCGATGAACTGTCCGTTCCATATAGCAATTTATAAGACCAAAAAGCGCAGTTATCGAGATTTCCCAATTCGCTGGTGTGAACTTGGAACTGTTTATCGGTACGAACGGACTGGAGCTCTGCATGGCTTGATGCGCGTGCGGGGTTTCACACAAGACGATGCCCATATTTTTTGTCTGCCGGAACAGCTAGAGAGTGAGATATTTAATATTCTTGATCTCAATTTGCATATCCTCAGGACCTTTGGTTTTGATAATTTTGAAATATATCTTTCAACCAGGCCTGAAAAATATGTAGGAAGTGATGATCATTGGCAGCGATCCACAGAGGCCTTGAAGCTGGCCCTGGAGAAGAAAGGATTGGCGTACGAAATTGACCCTGGCGAGGGTGTTTTTTACGGGCCTAAGATCGATATAAAAATTAAAGACGTTCTTGGCCGTGCTTGGCAATGTTCAACCATACAGGTAGACTTTAATCTACCTGAACGTTTTGAGATCTCTTATACTGGTGAAGACGGGAAGGATCATCAACCCATCATGGTGCATCGAGCATTAATGGGTTCTCTTGAACGATTCTTCGGGGTCTTGATTGAGCATTACGCAGGCGCTTTTCCATTGTGGCTGGCACCTGTGCAGGCCAGAGTTATGAATATATCTGATGCTCAGATTGATTATTCAAACGAAGTTTATACGCAGCTTAAACGTGCCGGAGTTCGTGTTGAAAAAGATATACGTAACGAACAGCTAAATTATAAAATTCGTCAGGCACAACTTGTTAAGACACCTTTTATGGTGATTATTGGTGACAAGGAAGTTGAAAACAGGACAGTAACAGTACGATTGCGTGATGGTAGTAACCTCTCACCGATGTCAGTTCAGGAGTTTATTGACTATGTGACAGAGGAAAGTAAGGTGCCGGTTGTTGCTTAG
- the recR gene encoding recombination protein RecR: protein MEIVPAPLARLISDLEKLPGIGKKTATRLALHILRRSEGEAHQLARDLADLHSSINMCDNCFAFSEDNPCRICSDKSRDDGLICVVEGPGDLLVIEKTGVFKGLYHILHGVLSPMDGIGPNEIKVDALIGRIKQGSVREVLIGTSSTVPGEATASYLAEKLQGLVTISRLACGIPMGMDIKYADEHTLAHSIESREVTARK, encoded by the coding sequence ATGGAAATAGTACCGGCACCATTAGCCAGGCTGATAAGTGACTTGGAAAAATTGCCAGGGATAGGCAAGAAAACTGCGACTAGATTGGCTTTACACATATTGCGTCGTTCCGAGGGTGAGGCGCATCAGCTGGCTCGTGATCTGGCAGATTTGCACAGTTCGATTAACATGTGTGATAACTGCTTTGCTTTCTCAGAGGATAATCCTTGCCGTATCTGTAGTGACAAAAGTCGTGACGACGGCTTGATCTGTGTTGTTGAAGGTCCGGGAGATTTATTGGTAATAGAAAAGACGGGAGTGTTCAAGGGGCTCTATCATATTCTCCACGGTGTGCTTTCGCCGATGGACGGTATCGGCCCCAATGAGATAAAAGTTGATGCTTTGATCGGTCGTATAAAGCAAGGTTCGGTTCGCGAAGTTTTAATTGGGACCAGCTCAACTGTTCCTGGTGAGGCAACGGCTTCATATCTTGCCGAAAAACTCCAGGGATTGGTCACTATATCGCGTCTGGCCTGTGGAATACCAATGGGTATGGATATTAAATATGCGGATGAACATACCTTGGCTCATTCGATTGAGTCCCGTGAAGTAACAGCTCGGAAATAG
- a CDS encoding YbaB/EbfC family nucleoid-associated protein translates to MDMTQIMQQAQQFQKKMADVQQQLAQQVITSTVGGGMVTATVNGKNELLSLSIEKEVINPEDQGMLQDLVVAAVNDAMKKARDAMQSEMSKMTGGMNIPGLSNLFG, encoded by the coding sequence ATGGATATGACTCAAATTATGCAGCAGGCTCAGCAGTTTCAGAAGAAAATGGCTGACGTTCAGCAGCAATTAGCGCAACAGGTGATTACCTCAACTGTTGGTGGTGGAATGGTAACAGCTACCGTAAATGGTAAGAACGAACTGTTGTCGTTATCGATTGAAAAAGAAGTGATCAATCCTGAGGATCAGGGCATGCTGCAAGACCTTGTTGTTGCTGCTGTCAACGACGCCATGAAGAAGGCACGCGATGCAATGCAGAGTGAGATGTCTAAAATGACTGGTGGTATGAATATTCCGGGCCTTTCAAACCTTTTTGGTTAA
- the dnaX gene encoding DNA polymerase III subunit gamma/tau gives MSYLVLARKWRPQNFDDVVGQKPVVQTLRNALSRDRVAHAMIFSGVRGVGKTTIARIMAKALNCHNPEKAPCDLCSSCKEIKSGQSIDLHEIDGASNRGIQEIRDLKENLRFLPASERFKVIIIDEVHMLTTEAFNALLKTLEEPPEHVYFMFATTELHKVPVTILSRCQRYELKRIPFQELKAFFAKIAAIESVSISDGALEIIATEADGSVRDGLSLLDQIFSFGGETVTEKDLRQVLGLVDRKIFVELATELLSANLALALKHLNDSYSQGMDVKRFAQGLLYCFRSLIICAVSKEPEAILDVSDAEMTALKKLAGTYTSESLISVFDILLKGVEALQYSTQPRMALEMCFVKAVQSSDIVPVTTLLSRLDALIAGCPAEIIRHEPLMENVEVKSEPVPEDHAAEVDSSAVTQHDVTPVPVATPEKVSDECLDDDYDDSDQTIDESEPELKSLQAKLSSPVPKDVVREWDGFIGHVRERKKWMGSTLGLAEKVREIDGQLVIKFDEQSECLYLQDPANLKLLTEFAQDFFQKEMAIKIEVAGLDGVVDGGEGQPQEERRALAKDPRVQIAVEVLGGQIAGIRTGPRSR, from the coding sequence ATGTCTTACCTCGTTCTCGCCCGAAAATGGCGACCTCAAAATTTTGACGATGTTGTTGGTCAAAAACCTGTCGTGCAGACCTTGCGAAATGCATTAAGTCGTGATCGTGTCGCCCATGCCATGATATTCAGCGGTGTGCGCGGTGTCGGCAAGACAACTATAGCCAGGATTATGGCCAAGGCTCTTAATTGTCATAATCCAGAGAAGGCTCCCTGTGACCTCTGTTCTTCCTGTAAAGAGATTAAATCCGGACAATCTATAGATCTCCATGAGATCGATGGCGCCTCCAATCGCGGCATCCAGGAAATTCGTGATTTAAAGGAAAATTTGAGATTTCTGCCGGCCAGCGAACGATTCAAAGTCATTATCATCGATGAAGTGCATATGCTGACCACCGAGGCCTTTAACGCTTTGCTCAAGACCTTGGAAGAGCCTCCCGAGCACGTCTATTTCATGTTTGCTACCACGGAGCTTCATAAAGTTCCGGTCACTATTTTGTCTCGTTGTCAGCGTTATGAGTTGAAACGTATTCCTTTTCAAGAGTTGAAGGCGTTTTTTGCCAAAATTGCGGCAATTGAATCGGTATCAATATCAGATGGCGCATTGGAGATTATAGCGACTGAGGCAGACGGCAGTGTGCGCGATGGCTTAAGTCTGCTTGATCAGATTTTCTCCTTTGGTGGTGAAACTGTAACAGAAAAAGACCTGCGGCAGGTGCTTGGCCTGGTGGACCGTAAAATATTTGTGGAGTTGGCAACAGAACTGTTAAGCGCAAATCTTGCTTTAGCGCTTAAGCATCTTAATGATAGCTATAGCCAGGGTATGGACGTTAAGCGCTTTGCCCAAGGGCTGTTGTATTGTTTTCGTTCTCTGATTATATGTGCGGTCAGCAAAGAACCCGAAGCGATTCTTGATGTTTCTGATGCTGAGATGACTGCCTTGAAAAAATTGGCAGGTACCTATACCTCCGAATCGTTAATCAGTGTTTTTGATATTTTGCTCAAAGGTGTTGAAGCCTTGCAGTATTCTACACAACCGAGGATGGCCTTGGAAATGTGCTTTGTGAAAGCGGTCCAGTCATCTGATATTGTTCCCGTTACAACATTGCTTTCTCGTTTAGATGCTCTGATAGCAGGGTGCCCAGCAGAGATCATTCGTCATGAGCCACTTATGGAAAATGTGGAGGTGAAAAGTGAGCCGGTGCCTGAAGACCATGCTGCTGAAGTTGATTCATCTGCTGTTACGCAGCACGATGTTACTCCTGTTCCAGTTGCAACGCCTGAGAAAGTTTCTGATGAATGTTTGGACGACGATTATGATGATAGTGACCAGACAATTGACGAATCCGAACCTGAGTTAAAATCGTTACAGGCTAAACTCTCATCGCCAGTGCCCAAAGACGTTGTGCGGGAATGGGATGGTTTTATCGGACACGTGCGTGAACGGAAAAAATGGATGGGTTCAACTTTGGGCCTGGCAGAAAAGGTGCGCGAGATAGATGGGCAGCTTGTCATAAAATTTGATGAACAGTCGGAATGTTTGTATCTGCAGGATCCCGCTAACTTAAAACTTTTAACTGAGTTTGCTCAGGATTTTTTTCAAAAAGAGATGGCCATTAAAATAGAGGTTGCAGGACTTGATGGAGTTGTCGACGGGGGAGAGGGGCAGCCGCAAGAGGAACGCAGAGCCCTTGCCAAAGATCCGCGGGTTCAAATCGCTGTCGAAGTTTTAGGTGGTCAGATTGCCGGAATACGAACTGGTCCGCGCAGTCGGTAA
- the rmuC gene encoding DNA recombination protein RmuC, whose product MTTPLTAIQVTIVFFSAGISIGALFVYVFMKNKLSNQLAGKDTERNTLVQISTERLEQKQRKIEELTDSLSAFEHKLNQKDLLHSNQTETVMHLRERISELETRLSILKISAEQQTDFIAKSQEELKNSFKSLASDIQTSNTRSFLSLAKEALSTLHQKNSVELSKQATSIQELFKPVQKSLTNVDAQIRQVEIDRVSAHASLTEQIKNLSMTQTALKNETATLSKALRSPTVRGRWGEIQLRRVVELAGMVEYCDFFEQKSIASDNGPLRPDMIIRLPNNKEIVVDSKTVLHSYMEAQEAKTEEIRQEKLVQHARHVRKQITNLSAKAYWEQFIQSPEFVVLFLPGENFFSAALEQDPQLIEVGVEQKVIIATPTTLIALLRAVSFGWRQEHLAENAQKISELGKLLHDRLAVLSGHFFEIKKGLEKSVNSFNNAVGSYESRVMVTARKFTELDPMLKTSDIDLKSIDCSPRIPTAEL is encoded by the coding sequence ATGACAACACCTCTCACTGCCATACAAGTAACTATCGTTTTCTTTTCCGCCGGTATCAGTATCGGAGCTTTATTTGTTTATGTTTTCATGAAAAACAAACTGAGCAACCAACTGGCTGGCAAAGACACGGAGCGTAATACCCTTGTCCAAATTTCCACAGAAAGACTTGAACAAAAGCAACGAAAGATAGAAGAACTTACAGATTCACTTTCGGCCTTTGAACATAAACTTAACCAGAAAGACCTGTTGCACAGTAACCAGACTGAAACTGTAATGCACTTACGGGAACGCATATCAGAACTTGAAACACGCCTCTCCATCTTAAAAATAAGTGCCGAACAGCAAACTGACTTTATCGCGAAATCTCAAGAGGAGCTGAAAAACTCCTTCAAATCCCTTGCCTCAGACATTCAAACCAGCAACACCAGATCGTTTTTATCCTTAGCCAAAGAAGCCTTATCAACGTTACACCAAAAAAACAGCGTTGAACTCTCCAAGCAGGCCACTTCGATCCAGGAACTTTTTAAACCTGTTCAAAAGTCACTAACAAATGTCGATGCCCAGATTCGTCAAGTCGAAATAGATCGCGTTTCTGCCCACGCATCCCTCACGGAACAGATTAAAAACTTATCGATGACGCAGACTGCTTTAAAAAATGAGACTGCGACCCTATCCAAAGCCCTACGCAGCCCCACCGTACGCGGGCGCTGGGGTGAAATCCAACTGCGACGTGTCGTTGAGCTGGCGGGGATGGTTGAATACTGTGATTTTTTTGAACAGAAGTCCATAGCGAGCGACAATGGCCCACTGCGTCCGGACATGATAATCAGACTTCCCAATAACAAGGAAATTGTTGTTGACTCCAAAACTGTTTTACACAGCTATATGGAAGCCCAGGAAGCAAAAACCGAGGAGATTCGCCAGGAAAAACTTGTCCAACACGCCAGACATGTTAGAAAACAGATTACGAATTTATCAGCCAAGGCATATTGGGAGCAATTTATTCAGTCGCCAGAGTTCGTTGTGCTATTCCTGCCGGGTGAAAATTTCTTCAGCGCAGCTCTCGAACAAGATCCCCAATTGATTGAAGTTGGTGTTGAACAAAAAGTCATAATTGCGACCCCAACTACACTTATTGCCTTGTTGCGAGCCGTGTCATTCGGCTGGCGTCAGGAACATCTTGCTGAAAACGCACAAAAAATCAGCGAACTTGGCAAACTATTACACGACAGACTGGCAGTGCTGAGCGGTCACTTTTTTGAAATTAAAAAAGGACTCGAAAAATCAGTAAACTCCTTCAATAACGCTGTAGGCTCCTACGAAAGCCGGGTGATGGTAACTGCTAGAAAATTCACAGAACTTGACCCAATGCTTAAAACAAGCGATATTGACCTGAAAAGCATTGATTGCAGCCCACGAATCCCCACCGCGGAGCTATAA
- a CDS encoding glyceraldehyde-3-phosphate dehydrogenase, translating to MKLGINGLGRIGKLSIWHHVGRKHFSEIVANIGREVGQGLEDLAASIDRDSTYGRLGNYLHGYKGGRVIENLNDSDGTMTINGVPVKILRESRNPAEIKWKENNVRVVVDTTGVFNDPTAEANSPRGAMRGHLQAGAEKVILSAPFKIKAQGLSMPEDAVTTVMGINTDDYISSKHSLISAASCTTTCLSYMIKPLMDNFGADNFLSASMVTVHAATGSQQVLDRLPGGGATDLRKNRSILNNIILTTTGAAKALKLVIPEMGNIGFIAESVRIPTSTGSLIILVINLQDDLKNPIKRDTINSIYKNYADNSPYLTYSEEQNVSSDIIGNPFAAAIIEGTENHTRTAAIKVNLKKLGIGGANQPETIDVPVTQAVIYGWYDNELGSYSNMLADRTVSIADQLV from the coding sequence ATGAAGTTAGGGATTAACGGCCTTGGTCGAATCGGTAAACTTTCTATTTGGCACCATGTTGGCAGAAAACATTTCTCTGAAATTGTCGCCAATATTGGTCGTGAAGTTGGGCAGGGACTTGAGGATTTAGCCGCATCTATAGATAGAGACAGTACATATGGCAGGCTGGGTAATTACCTGCATGGCTATAAAGGTGGTCGAGTGATTGAAAACCTCAATGATTCCGATGGGACTATGACAATCAACGGTGTGCCTGTAAAGATATTACGGGAATCACGAAATCCAGCGGAAATCAAATGGAAGGAAAACAATGTACGTGTTGTTGTTGATACGACTGGTGTTTTCAATGATCCCACAGCCGAGGCCAACAGCCCCCGCGGGGCTATGCGAGGACACCTTCAGGCCGGGGCTGAAAAGGTTATTCTTTCTGCACCATTTAAAATCAAGGCCCAAGGCCTCTCAATGCCGGAAGATGCTGTAACCACAGTTATGGGAATCAACACTGATGACTACATCTCTTCAAAACATTCACTGATTTCAGCTGCGTCATGCACCACAACCTGCCTTTCATATATGATTAAGCCTTTAATGGATAATTTCGGGGCCGATAACTTTTTAAGCGCCTCCATGGTCACGGTTCACGCCGCCACAGGCAGTCAACAGGTCCTTGACCGACTTCCTGGCGGAGGAGCGACTGATTTAAGGAAAAATCGAAGCATTCTTAACAATATTATCCTGACCACAACAGGTGCTGCAAAAGCCTTAAAACTTGTCATCCCTGAAATGGGCAACATCGGTTTTATCGCTGAATCTGTACGAATTCCCACCTCTACAGGCTCGCTGATTATTCTCGTTATTAATCTTCAAGATGACCTTAAAAACCCAATTAAACGAGATACCATTAACTCAATTTACAAAAATTACGCCGACAACTCGCCATATCTTACCTACTCCGAAGAGCAAAACGTTTCTTCTGATATTATCGGCAACCCTTTTGCCGCTGCAATTATCGAAGGTACAGAAAATCACACTCGGACTGCTGCAATCAAGGTGAATCTTAAGAAACTTGGTATCGGCGGTGCAAATCAGCCGGAAACCATTGACGTTCCTGTTACTCAGGCAGTTATTTATGGCTGGTACGACAATGAACTTGGCAGTTACAGCAACATGCTGGCCGACCGCACTGTCTCTATCGCCGACCAGTTGGTTTAG
- the rimI gene encoding ribosomal protein S18-alanine N-acetyltransferase, with product MSSSSGIVIIPAQPCHLPEIIAIEKQLDSPWSEGQIADELTLAHGWQFVAINPISEKVFGFIIGSICIDEAEIRKFAIASQERRKGYGRILLAHCLIFLDNQFTRVCFLELRESNTAALQLYTFFDFQKIGLRKNYYSNPCENAIILQKQFSREGDLGENN from the coding sequence TTGTCCAGCTCTTCCGGCATTGTAATTATTCCTGCACAACCGTGCCACCTGCCTGAAATTATTGCAATTGAAAAACAACTCGATTCACCATGGAGCGAGGGCCAGATCGCAGACGAACTGACCCTCGCCCATGGCTGGCAGTTTGTGGCAATCAACCCAATTTCCGAGAAAGTATTTGGCTTCATTATCGGTTCTATCTGTATCGATGAGGCTGAAATCCGAAAATTTGCAATTGCCAGTCAAGAGCGCCGAAAAGGTTATGGGCGAATTCTACTTGCTCATTGCCTCATTTTTTTAGACAATCAATTTACACGAGTATGTTTTCTAGAACTTCGAGAGTCGAACACAGCAGCTTTACAGCTATACACTTTTTTTGATTTTCAGAAAATTGGCCTGCGAAAAAACTACTATAGTAATCCTTGCGAGAATGCTATTATACTTCAAAAACAGTTTTCAAGAGAAGGAGATTTAGGTGAAAACAATTAA
- a CDS encoding phosphoglycerate kinase translates to MKTIKDLNVTDKKVLMRVDFNVPFDDSGNITDNTRIDGVLPTIKHLLEQGAKLILCSHCGRPKGERIDKYSLAPVSKKLSELLGKDVPLAPDCIGPETEKMASDLKSGQILLLENLRFHGGETKNDPQFSKQLASLADIYINDAFAVSHRAHASVEGVTHYVNECAAGFLLQREIDFFKRSVANPERPLTAILGGAKVSSKLGAINNMLDKVNNMIVGGAMANTFLKAQGFEIGKSLVEDDLLETAKTLINLAKEKKVAFHLPVDCVVADSFSAEAKTKIVLIADVPQDWMILDIGPATIRKFAEALTGSKTIVWNGPMGAFEMDAFANGSLQMVEAVTQSKALSVVGGGDTNVVINKAKAGNKVSYMSTGGGAFLMLMEGKSLPGVDALG, encoded by the coding sequence GTGAAAACAATTAAGGATCTCAACGTTACAGATAAGAAAGTTTTAATGAGAGTTGATTTTAACGTACCCTTTGATGATTCCGGAAACATTACAGATAATACTCGCATTGACGGCGTCTTACCAACCATCAAACACTTACTTGAGCAAGGCGCCAAGCTGATTCTCTGTTCCCACTGTGGCAGACCCAAAGGCGAGCGAATTGACAAGTACAGTCTCGCACCTGTTTCCAAGAAACTATCAGAACTTTTAGGAAAGGATGTGCCGCTTGCCCCAGACTGTATCGGGCCAGAAACCGAAAAGATGGCTTCCGACCTTAAAAGTGGCCAGATTCTCCTGCTTGAAAATCTGCGCTTTCATGGAGGTGAAACAAAAAACGACCCTCAATTCTCCAAGCAGCTTGCCTCGTTAGCCGATATTTACATAAACGATGCCTTTGCTGTTTCACATAGGGCCCATGCCTCAGTTGAAGGTGTCACTCATTATGTAAACGAATGCGCTGCCGGCTTTCTTCTTCAGCGCGAGATTGATTTTTTCAAACGATCTGTCGCGAATCCAGAACGTCCACTCACTGCTATTCTTGGCGGAGCAAAAGTTTCCAGTAAACTTGGAGCTATCAATAACATGCTGGATAAGGTCAACAACATGATCGTTGGCGGCGCCATGGCTAACACCTTTTTAAAAGCACAGGGCTTCGAGATCGGCAAATCTCTAGTGGAGGACGACTTACTTGAGACAGCTAAAACTTTAATCAATTTAGCTAAAGAAAAAAAAGTTGCCTTCCACCTGCCTGTTGACTGTGTTGTCGCAGATAGTTTCAGCGCAGAAGCAAAGACAAAAATTGTGCTCATCGCTGATGTTCCTCAAGACTGGATGATTCTTGACATTGGCCCTGCCACAATTCGAAAATTCGCAGAGGCCCTGACTGGTTCAAAAACGATAGTCTGGAATGGACCGATGGGTGCTTTTGAGATGGATGCTTTTGCCAACGGCTCACTGCAAATGGTGGAGGCAGTTACACAGTCAAAAGCACTTTCTGTTGTCGGGGGTGGAGACACAAATGTTGTGATTAATAAAGCAAAGGCGGGGAACAAGGTTTCATATATGTCTACCGGCGGTGGTGCTTTTCTGATGCTAATGGAAGGTAAAAGCCTGCCCGGTGTTGACGCACTTGGATAA
- a CDS encoding triose-phosphate isomerase, translating to MKRRPLIAGNWKMNLSVIESRKLAEAIKKSASNATDRDVMIAPAFTSLSMVASALEGSRVLLGGQNVCWEEKGAYTAEISPPMLKELGCTFAIVGHSERRHIFHEDNVMINKRVKAAINFDLTPILCIGETLEERESNNTMPILESQLREGLQNLSLPSASAIVIAYEPVWAIGTGKTASNEQAQEAHAFTRKILADIFEKTIASQIRILYGGSVNPDNVDNLMSQDDIDGALVGGAALQPDTFDRIIHFN from the coding sequence ATGAAACGCCGTCCACTAATTGCAGGTAACTGGAAAATGAACCTCAGCGTTATTGAATCAAGGAAGCTCGCCGAGGCCATTAAAAAATCAGCTTCTAACGCTACTGACCGCGATGTTATGATCGCCCCTGCATTTACGTCCTTATCCATGGTTGCCTCAGCTCTTGAGGGATCCAGGGTACTATTAGGCGGCCAAAATGTCTGCTGGGAGGAAAAAGGTGCCTATACAGCTGAAATTTCACCACCCATGCTTAAGGAACTTGGCTGTACTTTCGCAATCGTTGGTCACTCAGAGCGACGTCATATTTTCCATGAAGACAATGTGATGATCAATAAACGGGTTAAAGCCGCAATCAACTTTGACTTAACCCCAATTCTTTGTATTGGTGAAACTCTTGAGGAACGCGAATCGAACAATACAATGCCAATATTAGAGTCACAGCTACGAGAAGGATTACAAAACCTGTCCCTACCCTCTGCGAGTGCCATTGTAATCGCTTATGAACCTGTTTGGGCGATAGGAACTGGCAAAACTGCCAGCAACGAGCAAGCCCAAGAGGCTCATGCCTTTACGCGTAAAATTCTTGCCGATATTTTTGAAAAAACTATTGCTAGCCAAATAAGAATACTGTATGGTGGCAGCGTCAATCCGGACAATGTTGACAATCTGATGAGCCAAGACGATATTGATGGAGCTCTGGTTGGTGGAGCGGCACTTCAACCAGATACATTCGACCGGATTATTCATTTTAACTAA
- the secG gene encoding preprotein translocase subunit SecG, whose translation MVSILTVVHVSVCIFLIIIVLLQHGKGADMGASFGGGGSGQTVFGTDGPLPLLNKITTASAIIFMLTSVTLAYYSANISKGSIMQNVRPTPSQIEEQVDIAPTTVEIPTERSNTEGDSMGASGDASATFPGEASTDPTPVMMEEQPAADQKQ comes from the coding sequence ATGGTTTCGATTTTAACAGTAGTACATGTCTCAGTATGTATTTTTTTGATCATTATTGTGCTCTTACAGCATGGTAAAGGCGCTGATATGGGTGCGTCCTTTGGTGGCGGCGGATCAGGTCAAACCGTATTTGGCACAGATGGCCCGCTGCCACTGCTCAACAAAATTACTACTGCAAGTGCAATTATATTTATGCTGACATCTGTAACCTTGGCATATTATTCGGCAAACATTTCAAAAGGCTCCATTATGCAAAATGTTCGCCCAACACCATCCCAGATTGAAGAACAGGTTGATATAGCACCTACAACAGTTGAAATCCCGACAGAACGTTCTAACACTGAAGGTGATTCAATGGGAGCATCAGGTGATGCAAGTGCAACATTTCCAGGAGAAGCATCAACTGACCCGACTCCTGTTATGATGGAAGAACAACCAGCTGCAGATCAAAAGCAGTAA
- a CDS encoding SET domain-containing protein-lysine N-methyltransferase, with product MYPAHFGNNPLFPNKKDFKVVLKNHVSGMGVMTFKSFSKGALICALAGDIITDIRQHSLQIEPDLHLYDTYFSGYFLHSCSPNVYLDMKNLLVYATQEINSMDYLLMDYAQTEDYLYKEFPCTCGAYNCRGWVTGRKQLPGNRQIDQDIMDIAMHPFERRQSI from the coding sequence ATGTATCCTGCTCACTTTGGGAATAACCCTCTATTCCCTAACAAAAAAGATTTCAAAGTCGTGTTGAAAAACCATGTCAGCGGTATGGGGGTTATGACCTTCAAATCTTTTTCAAAAGGAGCACTTATCTGTGCTCTGGCCGGTGATATTATAACCGATATCCGCCAGCACAGCCTCCAGATCGAACCTGATCTGCATCTTTACGATACTTATTTTTCCGGTTACTTCCTGCACTCCTGCTCCCCCAACGTTTATCTGGACATGAAAAATCTGTTGGTTTACGCGACACAAGAGATCAACTCTATGGACTATCTATTGATGGATTATGCCCAGACCGAAGATTATCTTTATAAAGAGTTCCCATGTACCTGCGGGGCCTACAACTGCCGTGGCTGGGTTACCGGTAGAAAGCAATTGCCCGGTAATCGCCAAATCGACCAGGATATTATGGATATCGCAATGCATCCTTTTGAAAGGCGTCAAAGCATATGA